In Procambarus clarkii isolate CNS0578487 chromosome 58, FALCON_Pclarkii_2.0, whole genome shotgun sequence, one genomic interval encodes:
- the LOC138353513 gene encoding dentin sialophosphoprotein-like — translation MKVAGRSDDSTSLDTRRSDGSTSLDTRRSDDSTSLDTRRSDDSTSLDTRRSDDSTSLDTRRSDDSTSLDTRRSDDSTSLDTRRSDDSTSLDTRRSDDSTSLDTRRSDDSTSLDTRRSDDSTSLDTRRDSSSGRLSKGTLTTIKCNQLSSNEPPDNI, via the coding sequence ATGAAAGTAGCAGGCCGTAGTGACGACAGCACGTCCCTAGACACTCGCCGTAGTGACGGCAGCACGTCCCTAGACACTCGCCGTAGTGACGACAGCACGTCCCTAGACACTCGCCGTAGTGACGACAGCACGTCCCTAGACACTCGCCGTAGTGACGACAGCACGTCCCTAGACACTCGCCGTAGTGACGACAGCACGTCCCTAGACACTCGCCGTAGTGACGACAGCACGTCCCTAGACACTCGCCGTAGTGACGACAGCACGTCCCTAGACACTCGCCGTAGTGACGACAGCACGTCCCTAGACACTCGCCGTAGTGACGACAGCACGTCCCTAGACACTCGCCGTAGTGACGACAGCACGTCCCTAGACACTCGTCGCGACAGTTCAAGTGGGCGGCTGTCAAAGGGCACATTGACAACCATAAAATGCAACCAGTTGTCTTCTAATGAACCCCCagataatatataa